A DNA window from Lytechinus pictus isolate F3 Inbred unplaced genomic scaffold, Lp3.0 scaffold_38, whole genome shotgun sequence contains the following coding sequences:
- the LOC135158121 gene encoding putative nuclease HARBI1 produces MTYQPYGLFDFTGSFQKMHGDEATISQSSMCRIIKDASEAIATRKRQYMRFPSTREEVDATQRQFYQYCRFPGVIGAIDGTHVNIRSPDGDQAIYFLNRKNRYSINVQVVCDQAGKITIIVARWPGSTHDSRIFPECTLKEQLEARADGSEWLLGDSGYMDFHFCLAHKR; encoded by the exons ATGACCTATCAACCATatggtttgtttgattttacaggATCATTTCAAAAGATGCATGGTGATGAGGCAACAATATCACAGTCATCAATGTGTCGAATCATCAAAGATGCGTCGGAAGCTATAGCAACAAGGAAGAGGCAATATATGAGGTTTCCTTCGACAAGAGAAGAAGTTGATGCAACTCAGCGACAGTTCTACCAGTATTGTAGATTTCCAGGAGTGATAGGTGCAATTGATGGGACACATGTCAACATCAGGAGCCCTGATGGGGATCAGGCAATATACTTCCTCAACAGGAAGAATAGATACTCGATCAATGTACAG GTTGTTTGTGATCAGGCTGGGAAAATAACAATCATCGTTGCCAGATGGCCTGGCAGCACACATGATTCCCGTATTTTCCCGGAGTGCACACTGAAGGAGCAGCTAGAGGCAAGAGCTGATGGTTCTGAGTGGCTACTTGGAGATAGTGGgtatatggattttcatttttgtctcgcccacaagaggtga